Proteins encoded in a region of the Diabrotica undecimpunctata isolate CICGRU chromosome 10, icDiaUnde3, whole genome shotgun sequence genome:
- the LOC140451744 gene encoding general transcription factor II-I repeat domain-containing protein 2-like encodes MVGLTTDGAPAMVGCDKGLVALCRKDDTFPQFICYHCTIHHQALCGNFLKLNNVMKLVVKIVNKIRAQALQRRLFRTLADEVDCQYGDLLLHSEVRWFSRGRVLKRFNDVLSGIVQFFKQRDEPTPELENSNWLRDFGFLVDITKK; translated from the coding sequence ATGGTAGGCTTGACAACCGATGGCGCTCCAGCTATGGTGGGTTGTGATAAGGGTCTGGTGGCGTTATGTCGTAAAGATGACACTTTTCCGCAATTTATCTGTTACCACTGCACTATCCATCACCAAGCATTATGTGGAAATTTCCTGAAACTAAACAACGTTATGAAACTGGTGGTAAAAATTGTGAACAAGATTAGAGCTCAAGCGTTACAAAGAAGATTATTCAGAACCTTGGCCGATGAAGTTGACTGTCAATACGGGGACCTACTCCTTCACTCTGAAGTCCGATGGTTTAGTAGAGGACGGGTGCTGAAACGTTTTAATGATGTCCTATCTGGCATAGTTCAATTTTTCAAACAACGCGATGAACCGACTCCGGAACTAGAAAATTCAAACTGGCTTagagattttggttttctcgtggaCATTACAAAGAAATGA